Within Ptiloglossa arizonensis isolate GNS036 chromosome 8, iyPtiAriz1_principal, whole genome shotgun sequence, the genomic segment ttttgaacttaATGCATACAAATTTATTACAACTGAAATGCATCAATACCTAAATACGAATTAATTTAAACCATTGGTCAAAATCGCAATATTGCCCATTATGATCTTTTTAATGTCAGGAACAAGTGTGTTCAAATGATATCAATGTAACAAAATcatgtttaaaataatatcttAAAGTGTTTTTCGGTAAATCTAGTTCAAATTTACTCGATATTTCTGATGTCTTGGTCAGGGAAGAAGTGACTGAATAACGAAACAGTGAAAATTACAGTGATCGCGTACAATGATAGTGTAATAGTTGCAGTAAAAAGTTGAGCGCAATGGTACAAAGCATACCAAGCAAAACCTATCATAATAGTCAAAATGCTGAATAAGAATCTACTCAAATCCCACTCGTTATGTACTGAACTAATTTCTCTAGCAGTAGGTATATCTGCTAACGTTGCAGACATATCTGAAAGTGACTgaggaataaaataaattgtcgACGAATTATCTAATGTCGAGGTCTGAGGTGGGACAGGGCTTGGTCGAGGCTGATGTATCAAACAATGAACTATACAGTTGTTATATAAACCGCATCGCTCCAGTGTTTGGCTATCAGGTTGCAATACACAACCTTTAAAAACTAAGCGCACCAATTTTTGTGCCTCAAGTTCAATTTGAAAATGCCTTCTGCAAAAATATAAAGGTCTATTAAGTATTGTACTTTTCATAAACTTTTAAACAATCTACAATATGAAATAGCAGTAACCTTTTAAAGTCTCCAAGCTGCTCTTTAAGGCTACCGGTTACCACTTTCTGATCGTCATTTATAAACTTCAGTTTTATGCTTATTTCATTAGCATCATTTGTCGAAAGATTTTCAGGTTGGTGTTCTACAGTATCAGTACATGCTGATGTTGATATACTTGTTTCCTCAGTGGCATCTATTTTGGTTTGTCTTTGCAATAAAGGTGTACTATCATTATTAAATGAGTCCATAGCTTCAATAAGTACTTCTTCTGTAGCGGTTGCTTCAGACATTCTACGTGtttctggagaaattcctccaTTTGTGTCTATTATAACAGACAATTAATAATTctgacattattattatttttatagaagtattttttaaataggacATATCACCTGCAACAGATGGTTCTGGACAACTTTGTAAATTATCGCTATTATCTTCAGCAATTGGTTCTACAGATTCTTCCTCTGATATCTCCAAATTTGGAGCCCTATTAACAATACTTGCATTCTGATGATTAGATCGCAATTCAGCAATGCGTATGCGTGTTCGATGTTGCAGTATAAGTACTGTGCGTATTAATGGTTGATCTACAATACTGGTGGAACACCAGGCAAGCCAGCCTACTAAGAGGACAAccacaataataaaaaaatttgtgaCTTCATCTCCAACACCCTCGATAAGAGTCATTTCTATAATTTGGGATTAACCTGTGTAAATAAGAtgaatatacataaataataaaacaatgttaatatcaT encodes:
- the LOC143149821 gene encoding transmembrane and ubiquitin-like domain-containing protein 1; the protein is MTLIEGVGDEVTNFFIIVVVLLVGWLAWCSTSIVDQPLIRTVLILQHRTRIRIAELRSNHQNASIVNRAPNLEISEEESVEPIAEDNSDNLQSCPEPSVADTNGGISPETRRMSEATATEEVLIEAMDSFNNDSTPLLQRQTKIDATEETSISTSACTDTVEHQPENLSTNDANEISIKLKFINDDQKVVTGSLKEQLGDFKRRHFQIELEAQKLVRLVFKGCVLQPDSQTLERCGLYNNCIVHCLIHQPRPSPVPPQTSTLDNSSTIYFIPQSLSDMSATLADIPTAREISSVHNEWDLSRFLFSILTIMIGFAWYALYHCAQLFTATITLSLYAITVIFTVSLFSHFFPDQDIRNIE